The Methylomicrobium lacus LW14 genome window below encodes:
- a CDS encoding efflux RND transporter periplasmic adaptor subunit: protein MKTHFSRDAYFKKLASFPCFFILLLVTACGGDGGESEPDKSPVTAKDLPGKPQQQSSDSSANKAITLRPESLPYIKVQEVKAESLGGVISAPARVDFRAKAISTTGTVVEGRITKIYVQVGDRIKAGAPLATLSSVQATQMRSDYARAEAELARAEDRYRRQLEMQRTGVGLEIERVEAETQLKQARTELDRSRDFLHLLGSGAADEVTVRAPFDSMVLKAYVSVGAAVGNDTPLFDLGEPTAAWIVADVFERDLALVEKGAKAVIELASLPDPIHGHVVAESAAIQSDLRRAAVFIEPDKDTKVALRPGMYARASIETAGPGHIFLPASSILIRDGKTTLVYVEKSTGVFEPRVVQVGQAREGLIPVLKGLSGGERVVVGGALLIDGEAAMLL, encoded by the coding sequence ATGAAAACTCATTTTTCTCGGGACGCTTATTTCAAGAAGCTGGCGAGTTTTCCCTGTTTTTTTATACTACTCCTGGTAACGGCATGCGGTGGAGATGGAGGCGAATCCGAACCCGACAAATCGCCTGTAACCGCTAAGGATTTGCCCGGCAAACCCCAGCAACAATCCTCAGATTCCTCAGCAAACAAAGCAATCACGCTTCGTCCCGAGTCGCTGCCTTATATCAAGGTGCAGGAAGTCAAAGCCGAATCCCTGGGCGGCGTCATCTCAGCCCCCGCCCGCGTGGACTTTCGGGCCAAGGCGATCTCGACGACCGGAACCGTGGTGGAAGGACGGATCACCAAGATTTATGTCCAAGTCGGCGATAGAATCAAGGCAGGCGCCCCGTTGGCGACGTTATCGAGCGTACAAGCCACGCAGATGCGCTCGGACTATGCACGCGCGGAAGCCGAGCTTGCCCGGGCCGAAGACCGCTACCGGCGCCAGCTTGAAATGCAGCGGACGGGGGTAGGACTCGAAATCGAAAGGGTCGAAGCGGAAACGCAATTAAAGCAGGCCCGCACCGAACTTGACCGCAGCCGGGATTTTCTGCATTTGCTCGGCAGTGGCGCCGCCGACGAAGTGACCGTCAGGGCGCCTTTTGACAGCATGGTTTTAAAAGCTTACGTTTCGGTCGGCGCCGCTGTCGGCAACGACACGCCATTGTTTGATCTGGGCGAGCCGACCGCCGCCTGGATTGTCGCGGATGTCTTCGAGCGGGATTTAGCACTGGTCGAAAAAGGCGCCAAAGCCGTTATTGAACTGGCGTCATTGCCTGATCCAATCCACGGTCATGTCGTCGCGGAAAGCGCCGCCATCCAAAGCGATCTTAGACGTGCCGCCGTCTTCATCGAGCCTGACAAGGATACAAAGGTCGCTCTGCGGCCCGGTATGTATGCGCGCGCCTCGATCGAAACCGCCGGCCCCGGCCATATTTTTTTACCGGCTTCATCGATCTTGATTCGTGATGGTAAAACGACCCTCGTCTATGTCGAGAAATCGACCGGAGTTTTCGAGCCGCGCGTCGTCCAAGTGGGCCAAGCGCGGGAAGGCTTGATACCGGTCTTGAAAGGGCTGTCGGGCGGCGAGCGCGTCGTCGTAGGCGGGGCGCTGTTGATCGACGGCGAAGCCGCGATGCTGCTGTAA
- a CDS encoding Slp family lipoprotein gives MKILLSLILLLPLTGCSTLPPAIEDPPAIDISYPQASADITRYQGSPVRWGGVIIDVQNEQAFTRLQVMAYPLNSYGRPIRDKPHQGRFYVDSSEFLDPAIYAKEQEITAAGVLNGDQELLVGKKPLRLPVIKATTLHLWPEYEPLPYYYEGYYPGYYRYYGYPYFWGGYYGIYPRY, from the coding sequence ATGAAAATCCTATTATCGCTGATCCTGTTGTTGCCATTAACCGGCTGCTCAACCCTGCCGCCAGCGATCGAAGACCCGCCGGCGATCGATATTTCATACCCGCAAGCGAGCGCCGATATTACGCGTTATCAAGGCTCGCCGGTGCGCTGGGGCGGCGTGATCATCGACGTGCAGAACGAGCAAGCCTTTACCCGTTTGCAGGTGATGGCCTATCCGCTGAACAGTTACGGCCGTCCGATTCGCGACAAGCCGCATCAGGGCCGCTTTTATGTCGACAGCAGCGAGTTTCTCGATCCGGCGATCTATGCCAAGGAGCAAGAGATCACCGCGGCCGGCGTGCTGAACGGCGACCAGGAGCTGCTGGTCGGTAAAAAGCCGCTCAGGCTACCGGTGATCAAGGCCACTACGCTGCATCTGTGGCCGGAGTATGAGCCCCTGCCTTATTATTATGAAGGCTATTATCCCGGCTATTACCGCTATTACGGTTATCCGTATTTTTGGGGCGGTTACTACGGAATTTATCCGCGCTATTAG
- a CDS encoding efflux RND transporter permease subunit translates to MAKLIQFALSQRILILLSVLLLAGAGYHAFTHIPIDAFPEVSPTQVKVIVKAPGMTPEEVEARITAPIEIELLGIPHQVMLRSIAKYALTDITVDFTEGTDIYWARQQIAERLNGMWGSLPSGVEGGIAPMTTPLGEMYMFSIEGGDLSLMERRDLLDWVIRPALRTVPGVADVNSLGGLVRSFEVIPDNTRMTARGISIDRLTQAIEANNRNDGAGRMTDGEEALIVRAEGRIKTLSDLNGIVIDNLNGIPVTVGDVAEVRIGSMTRYGAVSKNGKGESVSGLVLSLRGANARQTIAGLEDKLAEIRPGFPPGVEVKVFYNRGNLVDKAVDTVLHALFEAIVLVVVLLIAFLGNLRAAVTVALALPMAALFTFILMNQIGMSANLMSLGGLAIAIGMLVDAAVVVVENIITHLAHTEKAQRLPRLHVIYRAAREVAAPVTSGILIIIIVFLPLLTLQGLEGKLFTPVALTIVFALSGSLVLSLSVIPVVSSFLLKEVSHEEPWLPRHLLKLYQPMLAWCLVNYKKLFAGAGALMAVTAIVFTQIGSTFMPTMDEGDIIVQLEKLPSISLEQSVALDGQVQKNLLKQVPEIDTIVSRVGSDELGLDPMGLNETDTFLVLKPKEEWRMQSKDELLEKIRGVMAETPGIAFGFTQPIEMRVSEMLTGTRGDVAVKLFGSDLTVLGDKAEQIGDILRHIDGSSDVFVKQNSGMQFLQVTIDKARAGRLGLDSDTVETLLRSQIEGLKLGIVQEGIKRTPLLLRGDSNTASFDNLQIALPGGGHVPITGIAKLEKVEGVVAIGRERGQRFTVVRSNVQGRDLVSFVEEARQKVKEQVKLPTGYTVEFGGQFENQQRAAATLSVVVPVSLGLIFLLLFSTFGSVRQAVLVLSNIPLAMIGGVFGLWLSGEYLSVPASVGFIALLGIAVLNGVVMVSYFNQLLATGMDLAKVVVIGSARRLRPVLMTASIAAFGLIPLLFATGPGSEIQRPLAIVVIGGLVSSTFLTLFLLPILFKLFGRAPEQA, encoded by the coding sequence ATGGCTAAGCTGATTCAATTTGCGCTGAGTCAGCGCATCCTGATTCTATTGTCGGTGCTGCTGCTGGCAGGCGCGGGCTATCATGCCTTCACGCATATTCCGATCGACGCGTTTCCGGAAGTGTCACCGACGCAGGTTAAGGTGATCGTGAAGGCGCCCGGCATGACGCCCGAGGAAGTCGAGGCGCGTATCACTGCACCGATCGAAATCGAACTGCTCGGCATACCGCATCAGGTGATGCTGCGCTCGATCGCCAAATACGCGCTGACCGACATCACGGTTGATTTTACCGAAGGCACCGACATCTACTGGGCTCGGCAGCAGATCGCCGAACGCCTGAACGGCATGTGGGGTTCTCTGCCTTCCGGCGTCGAAGGCGGTATCGCGCCGATGACCACGCCGCTCGGTGAAATGTACATGTTCTCGATCGAAGGCGGCGACCTTAGCCTGATGGAACGGCGCGACCTGCTCGACTGGGTGATTAGACCAGCGCTGCGCACCGTACCCGGCGTCGCGGACGTGAATTCCCTCGGCGGCCTGGTCAGAAGCTTCGAAGTGATTCCGGACAATACCCGGATGACCGCGCGCGGCATCTCGATCGACCGGTTGACCCAGGCGATCGAAGCGAACAACCGCAACGACGGCGCAGGGAGGATGACAGACGGTGAAGAAGCCTTGATCGTGCGCGCCGAAGGCCGCATCAAGACGCTCTCCGACCTGAACGGCATCGTGATCGATAACCTTAACGGCATTCCGGTGACGGTCGGCGATGTCGCCGAGGTCAGAATCGGCTCAATGACCCGCTACGGCGCGGTCAGTAAAAACGGCAAGGGTGAATCGGTCTCCGGATTGGTATTGAGTCTGCGCGGAGCTAACGCGCGGCAGACAATCGCAGGTCTCGAGGACAAACTGGCCGAGATCCGCCCCGGCTTCCCGCCCGGCGTCGAAGTAAAGGTGTTTTATAATCGCGGCAATCTGGTCGACAAGGCGGTCGATACGGTGCTGCATGCGCTGTTCGAAGCGATCGTGCTGGTTGTCGTGCTGTTGATCGCGTTTTTGGGCAACCTCAGGGCGGCGGTCACCGTGGCGCTTGCCTTGCCGATGGCGGCGCTGTTCACCTTCATATTGATGAATCAAATCGGCATGTCGGCGAACCTGATGAGCCTTGGTGGCCTCGCGATCGCGATCGGCATGCTGGTCGATGCGGCGGTCGTTGTGGTCGAAAACATCATCACCCACCTCGCCCATACCGAAAAAGCCCAGCGTTTGCCGCGCCTGCATGTGATCTACCGCGCCGCGCGCGAGGTCGCAGCGCCGGTGACTTCAGGAATATTGATCATCATCATCGTATTCCTGCCGCTGCTGACCTTGCAAGGACTCGAAGGCAAGCTGTTCACGCCGGTCGCGCTGACCATCGTCTTCGCACTGAGCGGTTCGTTGGTATTGTCGCTCAGCGTGATTCCGGTCGTCTCGTCCTTCCTGCTCAAAGAGGTTTCGCACGAAGAGCCGTGGCTGCCGCGGCACTTGTTGAAACTGTATCAGCCGATGCTGGCATGGTGTCTCGTGAATTACAAGAAGCTGTTCGCAGGTGCAGGCGCTTTAATGGCGGTAACTGCGATCGTCTTTACCCAGATCGGTAGCACCTTCATGCCGACGATGGATGAAGGCGACATCATCGTGCAGCTCGAAAAACTGCCGTCGATTTCGCTCGAACAATCGGTCGCGCTGGACGGGCAGGTGCAGAAAAACCTGCTCAAACAGGTTCCCGAGATCGACACGATCGTCTCGCGCGTCGGCTCGGACGAGCTCGGCCTGGACCCGATGGGCCTGAACGAGACCGACACCTTCCTGGTGCTGAAGCCGAAGGAAGAATGGCGGATGCAAAGCAAGGACGAACTGCTCGAAAAGATCCGCGGGGTGATGGCAGAAACGCCCGGCATCGCCTTCGGCTTTACCCAACCGATCGAAATGCGCGTTTCCGAGATGCTGACCGGAACGCGCGGCGACGTCGCGGTCAAACTGTTCGGCAGCGACCTAACAGTACTCGGCGACAAGGCCGAACAAATCGGCGACATCCTGCGCCATATCGACGGCTCCTCCGATGTGTTCGTCAAACAAAACAGCGGCATGCAGTTTCTGCAAGTGACCATCGACAAGGCGCGCGCGGGCCGTCTGGGCCTCGACAGCGACACCGTCGAAACGCTGCTGCGCTCGCAGATCGAAGGCCTGAAGCTCGGCATCGTGCAGGAAGGCATCAAGCGCACGCCATTGTTGCTGCGCGGCGACAGCAACACCGCCAGTTTCGACAACCTGCAAATCGCACTGCCCGGCGGCGGCCATGTGCCGATCACCGGCATCGCCAAACTCGAAAAAGTCGAAGGCGTGGTCGCGATCGGCCGCGAACGCGGCCAGCGCTTTACGGTCGTGCGCAGCAACGTGCAGGGCCGCGACTTGGTCAGCTTCGTCGAAGAAGCCCGGCAAAAGGTCAAGGAACAGGTCAAACTGCCGACCGGCTACACGGTCGAGTTCGGCGGCCAGTTCGAAAACCAGCAACGCGCGGCCGCAACCCTGTCGGTCGTAGTGCCGGTGTCCCTGGGATTGATCTTCTTGCTCCTGTTTTCGACCTTCGGCTCGGTGCGCCAAGCCGTGCTGGTATTGTCGAACATTCCGCTCGCGATGATCGGCGGCGTCTTCGGTCTTTGGCTGTCCGGCGAATACCTGTCGGTGCCCGCTTCGGTCGGCTTCATCGCACTGCTCGGCATCGCGGTGTTGAACGGGGTCGTGATGGTCAGCTATTTCAACCAGTTGCTGGCCACCGGCATGGACCTCGCCAAGGTCGTCGTGATCGGATCGGCAAGGCGTTTACGGCCGGTGTTGATGACCGCCAGCATCGCCGCGTTCGGCCTGATCCCGCTCTTGTTCGCGACCGGACCCGGCTCCGAAATCCAGCGCCCGCTCGCGATCGTGGTGATCGGCGGCCTGGTCTCGTCGACCTTTTTAACCCTCTTCCTGCTGCCGATCCTGTTCAAACTGTTCGGCCGCGCCCCGGAGCAAGCATGA
- a CDS encoding efflux RND transporter permease subunit produces MLKLLIELCVHRRMAAIAITVVIALFGVHAYIQTPIEAYPDVTNTQVTVISLMPGYAPEEVERQVTVPLERVLNGTPQMLQMRSQSLFGLSLITITFDDDADSFHSRTVISQRISGAELPDGVTPVLAPDYTPLGEIYKFMVVSDRHSLYDLRSEMEWNISRILKQVPGIADVLTFGGFYKEFYVEIDPIRLESFDLTLEDVNQAITQSNRNVGAGYLRHGDQQIVVRGVGFLSKPEEIRNIVLKSAGGTPVTVGDVARLVQSYTPRQGTVGLNDQKEAVEGIVLLRRGENPSLVLEAVHKKVNELNQRILPQGMKIEPFLDRTELVHNTLHTVYDNLLHGFLLVVGVVWLFLRSVRGSLIVAVVIPLSLLVAFAGLYQLGLPANLISMGAIDFGIILDGAVVLVEHVIHQATHQRPRTHRDMVKLIVEAAFDVAKPTFFAMLIIIAALIPVFTLERVEGRIFRPLALTYSFALVGGLIFALTLVPALCAALIHPKHAMIEEPRFLVRIRNGYRQLLAKAIDRRPMTLAAAAVLLVSGAVASGQLGTEFLPELDEGDVHVFVEMPASIALAKGQEILLDMREKLLAFPEVKGILSQQGRSEDGTDNEGVNMSETFVHLKPRDQWPKGWHKDRLVDAMRESLTAIPGVRFNFSQPIKDNVEEAVSGVRGKVVLKIYGDDLEKMRTTLEAAKAVLKNEPGVIDLDLYRESQVPQLQIRLDRPGLARQGITIDAAQDALETSLAGKVVTDVWQGERPVPVRVILPAGERANMEQIGNLMLPTPAGARIPVREVADLHIERGRTSIEREANRRFLALKFNVEGRDLGTVVHEAMALIEAKVKVPEGHFLVWGGEFENQQRAMGRLAVIIPIAVLIVLGLLYSALQSARSAIAILLSVPFAMTGGVFVLLMSGIALSVSATIGFIALLGQVSLMGLLVLSATEQNRRNGQDLRDAILNGATDRLRPVLMASLLALLGLLPMAVSTGIGSETQQPFAIVIVGGMLTTFFVAMFVLPVIYSYITPKRLITPEEADEIQEAL; encoded by the coding sequence ATGCTGAAGTTATTGATAGAACTTTGCGTGCATCGGCGAATGGCGGCCATTGCGATAACCGTGGTGATCGCCTTGTTTGGCGTGCATGCGTATATCCAAACGCCGATCGAAGCCTATCCCGATGTGACCAATACCCAGGTGACCGTGATTTCGCTGATGCCCGGCTACGCGCCCGAAGAGGTCGAGCGGCAAGTCACCGTACCGCTGGAGCGCGTGCTGAACGGCACCCCGCAAATGCTGCAAATGCGCAGCCAGAGTTTATTCGGCTTGTCGTTGATCACGATTACTTTCGACGACGACGCGGACAGTTTCCATTCGCGCACGGTAATTTCGCAGCGGATTTCCGGCGCGGAACTGCCGGACGGGGTGACGCCGGTGCTGGCGCCCGATTACACGCCGCTCGGAGAAATCTACAAATTCATGGTGGTCAGCGACCGCCATTCGCTGTATGACCTGCGTTCGGAAATGGAATGGAACATCTCCCGCATCTTGAAGCAGGTGCCGGGCATCGCCGACGTGCTGACCTTCGGCGGGTTTTACAAGGAGTTTTATGTCGAAATCGATCCGATCCGCCTGGAATCTTTCGATTTGACGCTGGAAGACGTCAACCAGGCCATTACCCAATCGAACCGCAATGTCGGGGCCGGTTATCTGCGCCACGGCGATCAGCAGATCGTGGTGCGCGGCGTGGGCTTTCTCAGCAAGCCGGAAGAGATTCGCAACATCGTGCTGAAAAGCGCAGGCGGCACGCCGGTCACCGTCGGCGATGTCGCGAGGCTCGTGCAGTCCTATACGCCGCGGCAAGGCACGGTGGGACTGAACGATCAGAAAGAAGCGGTCGAGGGCATTGTGCTGCTGCGCCGCGGAGAAAACCCTTCGCTGGTCTTAGAGGCCGTGCACAAAAAAGTCAACGAACTGAATCAACGAATCTTGCCGCAAGGCATGAAAATCGAGCCGTTCCTGGATAGAACCGAACTGGTCCACAACACCCTGCATACCGTTTACGACAATCTGCTGCACGGCTTCCTGCTGGTCGTCGGCGTCGTCTGGCTGTTTTTACGCAGTGTGCGCGGCTCCCTGATCGTCGCCGTGGTGATTCCCTTGTCGCTGTTGGTGGCCTTCGCCGGACTCTATCAGCTCGGACTTCCCGCCAATTTGATCTCGATGGGCGCGATCGATTTCGGCATTATTCTCGATGGCGCGGTGGTCCTGGTGGAGCATGTGATCCATCAGGCGACGCACCAGCGGCCCCGTACCCATCGCGACATGGTCAAATTGATCGTCGAGGCGGCGTTTGATGTCGCAAAGCCGACTTTTTTCGCGATGCTGATTATTATCGCGGCGTTGATCCCGGTGTTCACTCTGGAAAGGGTTGAAGGCCGTATTTTCCGGCCCTTGGCGCTCACCTACAGCTTTGCCTTGGTCGGCGGGCTGATTTTTGCCTTGACCTTGGTTCCGGCCCTTTGCGCCGCCCTGATCCATCCGAAACATGCGATGATCGAGGAGCCGCGGTTTTTGGTGCGCATCCGCAACGGCTATCGCCAATTGTTAGCCAAAGCGATAGACCGCCGCCCGATGACATTGGCTGCCGCCGCGGTTTTATTGGTCAGCGGCGCAGTGGCGTCGGGACAGCTGGGCACCGAATTCCTGCCGGAACTGGACGAAGGCGACGTTCATGTTTTTGTCGAAATGCCGGCCAGTATCGCGCTCGCCAAGGGGCAAGAGATTTTGCTCGACATGCGCGAAAAGCTGCTGGCATTCCCCGAGGTGAAGGGCATTCTGAGCCAGCAGGGACGTTCCGAGGACGGCACCGATAATGAAGGGGTCAATATGAGCGAAACCTTCGTCCATCTGAAACCCCGCGACCAATGGCCGAAAGGCTGGCACAAGGATCGCCTGGTGGATGCAATGCGGGAATCGCTGACCGCGATTCCGGGGGTGCGCTTCAATTTTTCCCAGCCGATCAAGGACAACGTGGAAGAGGCGGTCAGCGGCGTGCGCGGCAAGGTCGTTTTAAAAATATATGGCGACGATCTGGAAAAGATGCGTACAACCTTGGAAGCCGCCAAAGCGGTGCTGAAGAACGAGCCCGGCGTCATCGATCTGGATCTGTACCGGGAATCCCAAGTGCCGCAACTGCAAATCCGTCTCGACCGCCCCGGGCTGGCTCGCCAGGGCATCACCATCGATGCGGCCCAGGATGCGCTCGAGACCAGTCTCGCAGGCAAGGTGGTGACCGATGTCTGGCAAGGAGAACGGCCGGTGCCGGTGCGCGTGATTCTTCCGGCCGGCGAGCGCGCGAATATGGAACAGATCGGCAATCTGATGCTGCCGACACCGGCCGGCGCGCGTATTCCGGTGCGAGAGGTCGCCGACTTACATATCGAACGCGGCCGGACTTCAATCGAACGCGAAGCCAACCGCCGCTTTCTGGCGCTCAAATTCAATGTTGAAGGACGTGACCTCGGCACCGTGGTTCACGAAGCGATGGCGCTAATAGAGGCAAAAGTCAAAGTTCCCGAAGGCCATTTTTTGGTTTGGGGCGGCGAATTCGAGAACCAGCAACGCGCGATGGGGCGGCTTGCGGTGATCATTCCGATCGCGGTGCTGATCGTGCTGGGTTTGCTGTATAGCGCGCTGCAATCGGCCCGCAGCGCGATCGCCATTCTGCTGTCCGTGCCTTTTGCGATGACCGGGGGTGTCTTCGTATTACTGATGTCCGGCATCGCCTTGTCGGTCAGCGCGACAATAGGCTTTATCGCGCTGCTGGGCCAGGTGTCGTTGATGGGGCTGCTGGTGTTGAGCGCCACCGAACAAAACCGGCGCAACGGCCAAGACTTACGCGATGCGATATTGAACGGCGCGACCGATCGCTTGCGTCCGGTCCTGATGGCTTCATTGTTGGCGCTGCTGGGCCTGTTACCGATGGCGGTATCGACCGGCATCGGCAGCGAGACCCAACAGCCTTTCGCGATCGTGATCGTCGGCGGGATGTTGACCACCTTTTTCGTGGCGATGTTCGTGTTGCCGGTCATCTATTCCTATATCACTCCGAAGCGGCTGATTACCCCTGAGGAAGCCGACGAAATTCAGGAGGCATTATGA
- a CDS encoding DUF3240 family protein → MSSKEFLVTLNVPTSLEEVIVDCLLTFESEHGFSSFPVFAHDHRNEGLSLAEQVSGRQKRLRFQMYVEEAVLTALLARLREEFSGAGIRYWVMPVVDNGVI, encoded by the coding sequence ATGAGCAGCAAAGAATTTCTCGTCACCCTGAACGTGCCGACCAGCCTCGAAGAAGTGATCGTCGATTGTCTTTTAACCTTCGAATCCGAACACGGCTTCAGCAGCTTTCCGGTCTTCGCGCACGACCACCGCAACGAAGGCCTCTCGCTCGCCGAACAGGTCTCCGGCCGGCAAAAACGGCTGCGCTTCCAGATGTATGTCGAGGAAGCGGTGTTGACCGCGTTATTGGCGCGGCTCCGGGAGGAATTTTCCGGCGCGGGGATTAGGTACTGGGTGATGCCGGTGGTGGATAACGGGGTGATATAG
- a CDS encoding TolC family protein, with the protein MTAPNFHRSRRVIVTLCASLLSFAAPAEDIDRPPALHPDAKPIVDHHDPIEVDASLNLAKVIDLTLEKFPDAAWLSAQEAEAATILERSKSWTSGASRAGLRFQEATSGTLHYVDATVQVPLWNFGQRDAEHSLADRAQASATSQSQATRLRVAGLVRSALWDMALQKVRYDQAQAEVSNYEQLFAKIQRRVELGDLPRADELLAQTELLQKRAALTLAEAEMMHARKRYASITQTTKAPAEFKEKLIDLDEIQKNHPALASLHSQLERKRAEIESLKLIGSGQTDLTVGVNSDRPSQNDPRSNNTESFNIGVTVPFGGNAHIQPHIAAIQVEAAKLQSEYQQLYRDLELAHHEAEHNLEVNKEELKIAEEMKKVAEEHMQMMELSFSTGEIDLMDLLKIKARTLQAILNAKERSVILQRDIAFYNQAVGVMP; encoded by the coding sequence ATGACTGCACCTAATTTTCACCGCAGCCGCCGCGTCATCGTGACGCTTTGCGCTTCGCTGCTGTCTTTTGCCGCGCCGGCGGAAGACATCGACCGGCCGCCGGCGTTACATCCGGATGCCAAACCGATCGTCGACCATCATGATCCGATCGAAGTCGATGCTTCGTTGAATCTGGCCAAGGTGATCGACCTGACGCTGGAAAAATTTCCCGACGCCGCCTGGCTCTCCGCACAGGAAGCGGAAGCGGCAACGATCCTGGAACGCAGCAAGAGCTGGACATCCGGCGCCTCCCGAGCCGGCCTGCGTTTTCAGGAAGCGACCAGCGGCACACTGCATTATGTCGACGCGACCGTGCAGGTGCCGTTATGGAACTTTGGCCAGCGCGATGCGGAACACAGCCTGGCCGACAGAGCGCAAGCGAGCGCCACCTCGCAATCGCAAGCGACTCGGTTGCGCGTGGCCGGATTGGTCAGGTCCGCGCTCTGGGATATGGCTTTGCAAAAAGTCCGTTATGATCAGGCTCAGGCCGAGGTCAGCAATTACGAGCAGCTCTTCGCGAAAATTCAGCGCCGAGTCGAATTGGGCGACCTGCCGCGCGCCGACGAGTTGCTTGCGCAAACCGAATTGCTGCAAAAACGCGCGGCGCTGACGCTGGCCGAAGCCGAGATGATGCATGCGCGGAAACGCTATGCGAGCATCACGCAAACCACCAAAGCGCCCGCCGAGTTCAAAGAAAAACTGATCGATCTCGACGAAATCCAGAAAAATCACCCTGCCCTGGCCTCGCTGCACAGCCAACTCGAACGCAAAAGAGCCGAAATTGAATCGTTGAAACTGATTGGTTCCGGACAAACCGACCTGACGGTTGGCGTAAACAGCGATCGTCCGAGTCAAAATGATCCGCGCAGTAACAATACCGAGAGCTTCAATATCGGCGTAACTGTACCTTTCGGAGGCAATGCCCACATCCAGCCGCATATCGCTGCCATCCAGGTGGAAGCGGCCAAATTACAATCTGAATATCAACAACTCTATCGAGATCTCGAACTGGCGCATCACGAGGCTGAGCACAACCTCGAAGTCAACAAGGAGGAATTGAAAATCGCCGAAGAAATGAAAAAGGTCGCCGAAGAACATATGCAGATGATGGAGCTCAGTTTTTCGACAGGCGAAATCGATTTGATGGATTTGCTAAAAATCAAAGCCAGAACCCTGCAGGCCATCCTGAACGCGAAGGAGCGTTCGGTCATCTTACAACGCGATATTGCTTTTTATAATCAGGCGGTCGGAGTGATGCCATGA
- a CDS encoding efflux RND transporter periplasmic adaptor subunit, protein MIKRQTMVLLSACLAPFAMLHPDLSLAVAANTEMRVTISADRFNNLGVTLGKLEPVAQIPMLTAPAKVVVPPAHEYLVSASQSGLITQLNASIGDLVRKGDVLAELNSPDLLSMQRLYLKAENELQLGSLSNQRDKKLFEEGVIAERRWQETHSQYNAFASEANEHRQLLEIAGMSAAEINRLKSTHRLNSKLQVRSPISGSVLERMGVAGSRVDMLAPLYRIADLSELWLEINIPQERAAQIKIGDKVVPENTDPFAEKISAKISQLSQNVNLENQTVLARAIIDGKHPSIRPGQRINIQIMQATATPAFKVPNAAIAQNEGKSYLFIRTPDGFRVTPIAIIGKQNEESVIGGELSGDEDIAVKGAVALKANWLGLGSGE, encoded by the coding sequence ATGATTAAACGTCAGACGATGGTTTTACTAAGCGCTTGCCTTGCGCCTTTTGCCATGTTGCATCCCGACCTCTCTCTGGCGGTCGCCGCCAATACTGAAATGCGCGTCACCATATCGGCTGACCGCTTCAATAATTTAGGCGTGACGCTGGGTAAACTCGAGCCCGTCGCGCAAATTCCTATGCTGACCGCGCCGGCCAAAGTCGTGGTGCCGCCCGCACACGAATATCTGGTCAGCGCCTCGCAATCGGGTTTGATTACCCAATTGAACGCCTCGATCGGAGATCTTGTCCGCAAAGGCGATGTATTGGCGGAATTGAACAGCCCCGATTTGCTCTCGATGCAGCGGCTGTATTTGAAGGCCGAAAACGAATTGCAGTTGGGGTCGCTGTCCAATCAGCGCGATAAAAAATTGTTTGAAGAAGGTGTGATCGCCGAGCGCCGCTGGCAGGAAACCCATAGTCAATACAACGCCTTCGCTTCCGAAGCCAATGAACACCGGCAGTTGCTCGAAATCGCCGGCATGAGTGCGGCGGAAATCAACCGTTTGAAAAGCACGCACCGGCTCAACAGCAAACTGCAAGTACGCTCCCCTATTTCCGGCTCCGTGCTGGAGCGGATGGGTGTTGCCGGATCGCGGGTCGACATGCTGGCGCCGCTGTACCGGATCGCCGATCTGAGCGAGCTTTGGCTTGAAATCAATATTCCTCAGGAACGCGCCGCCCAGATCAAAATCGGCGACAAGGTAGTGCCGGAGAATACTGACCCTTTCGCCGAGAAAATCAGCGCCAAAATCAGCCAGCTGAGTCAAAACGTGAATCTGGAAAACCAGACCGTTCTAGCCAGAGCGATTATCGACGGCAAACACCCCTCCATCCGCCCCGGACAGCGGATTAATATTCAGATCATGCAGGCCACCGCGACACCGGCCTTCAAAGTACCGAATGCGGCAATCGCGCAAAACGAAGGCAAATCGTATCTGTTTATCCGTACCCCGGATGGCTTTCGGGTCACGCCGATTGCGATTATCGGCAAACAGAATGAAGAATCGGTGATCGGAGGCGAGTTAAGCGGCGACGAGGACATCGCGGTCAAAGGCGCGGTCGCGCTGAAGGCGAACTGGCTTGGCCTCGGGAGCGGCGAATAA